CAGCCCCATTTTTTCATTGCTGCTGCTGGCTTTTGCCCTGAGTCTGGACGGTTTCGGTGTTGGTATTACATACGGATTGCGCAAACTGAAAATACCCCTGCTTTCCGTTCTCATTATCTCAATCTGTTCCGGTGTTGTGATGTGTGTCTCGATGCAGGTTGGCGCGCTGCTGGCCAAAGTCGTTTCGCCTCATATCGCTTCCCTGTTCGGGGCGGTCATCATACTTCTGATGGGCTGCTGGTCATTGGTACAGTTGGTGATGCAGAAGGATGAAGAGACGCCGTTCGAGGAGGCCGGTTCGGGACCTGGCGCAGAAGAGAGTGAAAGATACCCGGCATTGACGGATGAACAACCGGAAGCGGAGCCGGAGAAATCGGCGGTATTTTCCCTTGAGTTTCGCAGGCTGGGGATTGTCGTTCAAATTTTGCGAACTCCGTCTTCGGCTGATATGGATAAATCGGGCAGTATCTCATCAATAGAAGCGTTCTTGTTGGGCATTGCTCTTTCCCTTGACGCTTTCGGAGCGGGCCTTGGGGCCGCGCTCCTTGGATTTAATCCGCTCTGGACGTCGCTTGTGATCGCCCTGTTCAGCGGCAGTATCCTGGTTCTTGGACTCAACACAGGACTGCGATATGCCGGAAGCGTCTGGATGAAGCGCGCCTCGGTGCTGCCTGCTCTGCTCTTGATTGCCATAGGAATATTGAAGCTGTTATGAGGTGAAAACATGATTATGGGCTTGACCGGAGGAATTGCCTCCGGAAAAAGCACCGTGTCCGCCATTCTCGCTGAGAAAGGGGCAAAGGTCGTTGACGCCGACGCCATTGCACGGGAGGTCATGCTCCCCGGACACGAGGTGCTGGCCGCCGTTGCGAAGCATTTTGGCGAGGGGATACTGCTCCCCGACGAGACGCTCAACCGCTCCAAGCTGGGAGACATTGTATTCCGCGATCCTGAGGCCTTGAAGGCTCTGAATGAACTGACCCATCCGGCAATCCGCCGGATCACCCGGGAACGGATGCAGGCACTGGAGAAGGAAGCGCCCGAACGCCTGGTTATAGCTGATATCCCCCTGCTCTTCGAATCGGGGCAGGAGGATATGTTTGAGCGAATTTTGGTCGTCTATGCGCCGCGTGAAATACAGCTTGAGCGTCTGATGAAACGAAACGGAATGACACGGGAGCAAGCAGAAGCCCGGCTTGACTCCCAAATGGATATTGAGCTGAAGCGCACCAAAGCCGATTATATCATCAATAACAGCGGGGATGTGGCCGACACCGAGCGGCAGATCGCCGTTTTGTGGGACAGGCTGGGTCTGCCATGCTGAAATGGCTTCGTAAAAAAAGAGTTCTGCTGCTGCTATTTCTCGGCTTCACCGCCATTCTGTTCCTTAGCACCAACTGGATGTCCTGGTTCTATCCGATTTATTATAAGGAAGAAATCCGCAAGCACAGCTCCACGTATACGGTTGACCCTTATCTTATTGCGGCAATCATTCGGGTGGAGACGAACTACAAGACCGGACGCGAGTCGAGAAAGGGAGCAATAGGACTCATGCAGCTGATGCCGGATACGGCCAAATGGGCTCTGGAACAGGCCAAGCTCCCTGACGTC
This region of Paenibacillus sp. URB8-2 genomic DNA includes:
- a CDS encoding manganese efflux pump — encoded protein: MISPIFSLLLLAFALSLDGFGVGITYGLRKLKIPLLSVLIISICSGVVMCVSMQVGALLAKVVSPHIASLFGAVIILLMGCWSLVQLVMQKDEETPFEEAGSGPGAEESERYPALTDEQPEAEPEKSAVFSLEFRRLGIVVQILRTPSSADMDKSGSISSIEAFLLGIALSLDAFGAGLGAALLGFNPLWTSLVIALFSGSILVLGLNTGLRYAGSVWMKRASVLPALLLIAIGILKLL
- the coaE gene encoding dephospho-CoA kinase (Dephospho-CoA kinase (CoaE) performs the final step in coenzyme A biosynthesis.), which translates into the protein MIMGLTGGIASGKSTVSAILAEKGAKVVDADAIAREVMLPGHEVLAAVAKHFGEGILLPDETLNRSKLGDIVFRDPEALKALNELTHPAIRRITRERMQALEKEAPERLVIADIPLLFESGQEDMFERILVVYAPREIQLERLMKRNGMTREQAEARLDSQMDIELKRTKADYIINNSGDVADTERQIAVLWDRLGLPC
- a CDS encoding lytic transglycosylase domain-containing protein; protein product: MKWLRKKRVLLLLFLGFTAILFLSTNWMSWFYPIYYKEEIRKHSSTYTVDPYLIAAIIRVETNYKTGRESRKGAIGLMQLMPDTAKWALEQAKLPDVSMKRLKNEPSANIELGAWYLHTLSGEFDGNRTAVIAAYNAGPGKVQRWLKEGSWNGSEDDIKNIPFGETRHYVQRVIYYYNQYTEIYGDVF